A region of Gadus morhua chromosome 18, gadMor3.0, whole genome shotgun sequence DNA encodes the following proteins:
- the LOC115530785 gene encoding ankyrin repeat and SOCS box protein 3-like produces MDEGRCVFTAARRGDRDLLRTLLLNRSVKERSDHGLTPLHEAARAGETGCVREVLSMAAASGVFIEYVNTRAPNGQTAVFMAAAEGHTDVVKLLATAGANINVKDASGLTPLLAAVSNYKPATAMALIRKGGAVHVTDASGQSCLHLASAKGSSELVSMLLRFGALNLRNVEQKTALYLAAEHGHHECLEMLAAAGANVEIQATDGGTALMAATEAQSEPCVDALLKHGADPNVVCSGYWPPLAIHAAAGGGNISILRRLAAVTRRGLGSGEGEVSPVFLALEKPEMLEVLLKEGFSFKAGWENWEYVEHCDSESPLGQVLYHMVDDPALNHSRCMSLLMRAGAPLTEDCWRLSLSDPCVLDLLLAQRCEDQGKGPGARPLLSGEELEALVSVAEEDATEAGSWLPALLESGLDPNALLVPAFLEEAPSEALTYLLEMVDRSTLGRPLRDVLEQRQKMKTWTPPAHLEWVPPLFHLCRLRLRAHLGPDVLMRSPAVIQLPVPLLLHDYLLFADIKAPGDPRSGSPSD; encoded by the exons ATGGATGAAGGTCGGTGTGTGTTCACGGCTGCTCGCCGAGGGGACAGAGATCTCCTCCGGACGTTACTCCTCAATCGCTCCGTAAAGGAAAGGAGCGACCACGGCCTCACGCCGCTGCACGAGGCCGCGCGGGCCGGCGAGACGGGCTGCGTCCGGGAGGTCCTCAGCATGGCAG CCGCCTCTGGCGTCTTCATCGAGTATGTGAACACACGGGCACCCAACGGCCAGACAGCGGTGTTCATGGCCGCAGCCGAGGGCCACACGGACGTCGTGAAGCTCCTGGCGACCGCCGGCGCGAACATAAACGTCAAGGACGCATCAGGCCTCACGCCGCTCCTCGCGG CCGTTTCAAACTATAAACCAGCGACGGCCATGGCGCTCATTAGAAAGGGGGGAGCAGTCCATGTAACAGATGCCTCTGGGCAGTCTTGCCTTCACCTTGCCTCCGCTAAG GGTTCTAGTGAGCTAGTTTCCATGCTGTTACGCTTTGGTGCGCTCAACCTTCGCAACGTGGAACAGAAGACGGCCTTATATCTAGCAGCTGAGCACGGTCACCACGAATGTCTGGAGATGTTGGCCGCTGCAG GCGCAAACGTTGAGATCCAAGCGACGGACGGCGGCACTGCCCTGATGGCCGCCACGGAGGCTCAGTCGGAGCCATGCGTCGATGCGCTGCTGAAACACGGAGCAGATCCAAATGTGGTGTGCAGCGGATACTGGCCTCCGCTCGCCATCCATGCTGCCGCTGGGGGGGGCAACATCAG CATCCTGCGGCGGCTGGCGGCGGTGACGCGACGGGGGCTGGgcagcggggagggggaggtgagccCTGTGTTCTTAGCGTTGGAGAAGCCCGAGATGCTGGAGGTCCTGCTGAAGGAGGGCTTCAGCTTCAAGGCTGGCTGGGAAAACTGGGAATACGTGGAACATTGCGACTCAGAATCCCCACTGGGCCAGGTCCTGTACCACATGGTGGACGACCCAGCGTTGAATCATAG tcgGTGCATGAGCCTCCTGATGCGGGCGGGGGCGCCCCTGACGGAGGATTGCTGGCGGCTAAGTCTATCGGACCCGTGCGTGCTGGACCTGCTGTTGGCCCAGAGGTGTGAGGACCAGGGgaagggccccggggcccgccccctgctgtccggcgaggagctggaggcgcTCGTGAGCGTGGCAGAGGAGgacgccacggaggcgggctccTGGCTCCCGGCCCTGCTGGAGAGCGGGCTGGACCCCAACGCTCTGCTGGTGCCCGCCTT TCTGGAGGAAGCCCCCAGCGAGGCGCTCACCTACCTCCTAGAGATGGTGGACCGGTCCACTCTGGGCCGGCCGCTGAGAGACGTCCTGGAGCAGCGGCAGAAGATGAAGACCTGGACGCCTCCCGCTCACCTCG aGTGGGTGCCCCCGCTCTTCCACCTGTGTCGGCTGCGGCTGCGGGCCCACCTGGGTCCAGACGTGCTGATGAGGAGCCCGGCGGTGATCCAGCTGCccgttcctcttcttctccacgACTACCTGCTGTTTGCAGACATCAAAGCACCAGGGGACCCCCGCTCAGGATCACCGTCCGACTAA